In one Brienomyrus brachyistius isolate T26 chromosome 5, BBRACH_0.4, whole genome shotgun sequence genomic region, the following are encoded:
- the LOC125742818 gene encoding primary amine oxidase, liver isozyme-like isoform X2 has translation MNSYVKYILIFIALVSIIINVIFICFSLQKTPKCISKSAKHMEHNDHSLVFADLSAVEYKQVRDYMWKQADLNISKKATASPSENFIFLIDLRLPKKSDMLRYLDMNEKKPVREASVVVFYGSLGKIEEYVVGPLPQPTYHKTVTLQKYKTRPPITARPVTVGEYMQLFAFIHKKGMPRGVKSGDRRTWIAFFRDYSGMYIHPVGFEVLINHSNTNCEYWTVDKLMYNGQYFDTVEELKNKYEAGNIIKMVYTPIGNYASLKPRVKPAEISPQQYYPQGQRFSVHKNQVLYLNWSFAFGLSSLTGMRVFDVRFKGERIAYEISVQEAMSVYGSITPGMMLTKFLDSSIGIGRFAHELVRGIDCPYTATYVDTYRYIDFNAAQRFRNSICIFEHDTGRPLRRHFFDFFHYGYGGMPNTALVLRTITSIGNYDYLWDFIFYQSGSIEAKVHATGYISSSYKVKGNLQFGHQVADHTIGNIHTHFVNFKVDLDVLGEKNIFQTKDMEFKEVEIPWVTGKKAKIPHLVEKQINTEKEAAMRHDVKTPRYLHIASNRTNRWGHHRSYRLQVYSFTGDHLPQTEPEEKSMSWARYKVAITKYKEEELTSSSLYSQNDMWSPAVDFSKFIDDNENIVQQDLVAWVTTGFLHIPHAEDIPNTVTVGNGGGVILRPHNYFDEDPSVNSPDAVYITPKAEQSCETNRMACFDQGTCSPTVSPFTYNGFDGSMKFEERSPVEG, from the exons ATGAATTCATACGTGAAATACATACTTATTTTTATAGCACTTGTTTctataattattaatgtaatcttCATATGCTTTAGCCTACAAAAAACGCCAAAATGCATTTCAAAATCTGCAAAACACATGGAGCACAACGACCACAGTCTGGTTTTTGCGGATTTGTCTGCTGTGGAATACAAACAGGTCAGAGATTATATGTGGAAACAGGCTGATTTAAACATTTCCAAGAAGGCAACTGCATCTCCATCCGAAAACTTCATTTTTCTGATAGATCTCCGCCTTCCAAAGAAATCGGATATGCTTCGTTATTTGGATATGAACGAAAAGAAGCCTGTTAGGGAAGCCTCAGTAGTGGTTTTCTATGGCTCTCTTGGAAAGATTGAGGAGTATGTCGTGGGTCCCCTACCGCAGCCGACATACCATAAGACTGTAACTTTGCAAAAATACAAAACTCGACCACCGATCACCGCAAGACCCGTTACGGTCGGGGAATATATGCAACTCTTTGCATTCATTCATAAAAAG GGCATGCCCAGAGGCGTCAAATCTGGCGACAGGCGGACCTGGATCGCATTCTTCCGAGATTATAGTGGCATGTACATACACCCCGTCGGATTTGAGGTCCTGATTAATCACAGCAACACAAACTGTGAGTATTGGACTGTAGATAAGCTGATGTACAACGGGCAGTATTTTGATACCGTGGAAGAACTTAAAAACAAGTATGAAGCAGGAAACATTATTAAAATGGTTTATACTCCTATAGGAAATTATGCGTCATTGAAACCTAGAGTGAAACCTGCAGAAATAAGCCCTCAGCAATATTATCCCCAAGGTCAACGCTTTAGTGTACATAAAAATCAGGTTTTGTACCTAAACTGGAGTTTTGCGTTTGGTCTCAGCTCCCTCACTGGCATGCGAGTGTTTGATGTGCGCTTTAAGGGTGAAAGAATTGCCTACGAGATCAGTGTTCAAGAGGCCATGTCAGTGTACGGCTCCATCACCCCTGGGATGATGCTGACAAAATTCCTGGACTCCAGCATTGGGATCGGTCGTTTTGCGCATGAACTGGTCCGCGGCATTGATTGTCCATACACCGCCACCTATGTAGACACTTACCGTTACATCGATTTCAATGCTGCCCAAAGGTTTCGAAACTCCATCTGCATTTTCGAGCATGACACCGGCCGCCCCCTCAGGAGACACTTTTTCGATTTTTTCCATTACGGTTATGGTGGCATGCCAAACACTGCGTTGGTTTTGAGGACTATCACATCCATAGGCAACTATGATTACCTGTGGGACTTCATTTTCTACCAGAGTGGATCTATTGAAGCTAAAGTACACGCAACTGGCTATATATCTTCATCTTACAAAGTAAAAGGTAATCTGCAGTTTGGCCACCAGGTGGCAGACCACACCATTGGCAATATTCACACTCACTTCGTGAACTTCAAAGTTGACCTGGATGTCTTGG GGGAAAAGAACATTTTTCAGACAAAAGATATGGAATTTAAGGAAGTGGAGATACCGTGGGTCACtgggaaaaaagcaaaaatccCCCATCTTGTGGAGAAGCAAATAAACACAGAGAAGGAGGCCGCCATGCGCCATGACGTAAAAACACCACGCTACTTACATATCGCGAGCAACCGCACCAACCGCTGGGGCCACCATCGATCCTACAGGCTGCAGGTGTACAGCTTCACCGGAGACCACTTACCACAAACTGAGCCGGAGGAGAAGTCCATGTCCTGGGCCAG GTACAAAGTGGCTATTACGAAGTACAAAGAGGAGGAgctcaccagcagcagcctgtacAGCCAAAATGATATGTGGTCCCCAGCTGTGGACTTCAGCAAATTCATTGACGATAACGAGAACATTGTCCAGCAG gACCTGGTTGCCTGGGTTACCACTGGCTTTCTCCATATACCTCACGCAGAGGATATACCCAACACTGTAACCGTTGGCAATGGAGGCGGAGTCATTTTAAGACCCCATAACTACTTTGATGAAGATCCATCTGTCAATTCTCCAGACGCAGTGTACATCACCCCAAAAGCGGAGCAGAGCTGCGAGACTAACAGGATGGCCTGCTTTGATCAAGGAACATGTAGCCCAACTGTATCTCCTTTTACATATAACGGCTTTGATGGGTCCATGAAATTTGAGGAACGAAGTCCTGTTGAAGGCTGA
- the LOC125742818 gene encoding primary amine oxidase, liver isozyme-like isoform X1, with the protein MNSYVKYILIFIALVSIIINVIFICFSLQKTPKCISKSAKHMEHNDHSLVFADLSAVEYKQVRDYMWKQADLNISKKATASPSENFIFLIDLRLPKKSDMLRYLDMNEKKPVREASVVVFYGSLGKIEEYVVGPLPQPTYHKTVTLQKYKTRPPITARPVTVGEYMQLFAFIHKKVFIDLNKLLIESFNVSLKNILHPFEGMPRGVKSGDRRTWIAFFRDYSGMYIHPVGFEVLINHSNTNCEYWTVDKLMYNGQYFDTVEELKNKYEAGNIIKMVYTPIGNYASLKPRVKPAEISPQQYYPQGQRFSVHKNQVLYLNWSFAFGLSSLTGMRVFDVRFKGERIAYEISVQEAMSVYGSITPGMMLTKFLDSSIGIGRFAHELVRGIDCPYTATYVDTYRYIDFNAAQRFRNSICIFEHDTGRPLRRHFFDFFHYGYGGMPNTALVLRTITSIGNYDYLWDFIFYQSGSIEAKVHATGYISSSYKVKGNLQFGHQVADHTIGNIHTHFVNFKVDLDVLGEKNIFQTKDMEFKEVEIPWVTGKKAKIPHLVEKQINTEKEAAMRHDVKTPRYLHIASNRTNRWGHHRSYRLQVYSFTGDHLPQTEPEEKSMSWARYKVAITKYKEEELTSSSLYSQNDMWSPAVDFSKFIDDNENIVQQDLVAWVTTGFLHIPHAEDIPNTVTVGNGGGVILRPHNYFDEDPSVNSPDAVYITPKAEQSCETNRMACFDQGTCSPTVSPFTYNGFDGSMKFEERSPVEG; encoded by the exons ATGAATTCATACGTGAAATACATACTTATTTTTATAGCACTTGTTTctataattattaatgtaatcttCATATGCTTTAGCCTACAAAAAACGCCAAAATGCATTTCAAAATCTGCAAAACACATGGAGCACAACGACCACAGTCTGGTTTTTGCGGATTTGTCTGCTGTGGAATACAAACAGGTCAGAGATTATATGTGGAAACAGGCTGATTTAAACATTTCCAAGAAGGCAACTGCATCTCCATCCGAAAACTTCATTTTTCTGATAGATCTCCGCCTTCCAAAGAAATCGGATATGCTTCGTTATTTGGATATGAACGAAAAGAAGCCTGTTAGGGAAGCCTCAGTAGTGGTTTTCTATGGCTCTCTTGGAAAGATTGAGGAGTATGTCGTGGGTCCCCTACCGCAGCCGACATACCATAAGACTGTAACTTTGCAAAAATACAAAACTCGACCACCGATCACCGCAAGACCCGTTACGGTCGGGGAATATATGCAACTCTTTGCATTCATTCATAAAAAGGTATTTATAGATCTAAATAAACTACTCATAGAAAGTTTTAATGTGTCGCTGAAAaatattttgcatccatttgagGGCATGCCCAGAGGCGTCAAATCTGGCGACAGGCGGACCTGGATCGCATTCTTCCGAGATTATAGTGGCATGTACATACACCCCGTCGGATTTGAGGTCCTGATTAATCACAGCAACACAAACTGTGAGTATTGGACTGTAGATAAGCTGATGTACAACGGGCAGTATTTTGATACCGTGGAAGAACTTAAAAACAAGTATGAAGCAGGAAACATTATTAAAATGGTTTATACTCCTATAGGAAATTATGCGTCATTGAAACCTAGAGTGAAACCTGCAGAAATAAGCCCTCAGCAATATTATCCCCAAGGTCAACGCTTTAGTGTACATAAAAATCAGGTTTTGTACCTAAACTGGAGTTTTGCGTTTGGTCTCAGCTCCCTCACTGGCATGCGAGTGTTTGATGTGCGCTTTAAGGGTGAAAGAATTGCCTACGAGATCAGTGTTCAAGAGGCCATGTCAGTGTACGGCTCCATCACCCCTGGGATGATGCTGACAAAATTCCTGGACTCCAGCATTGGGATCGGTCGTTTTGCGCATGAACTGGTCCGCGGCATTGATTGTCCATACACCGCCACCTATGTAGACACTTACCGTTACATCGATTTCAATGCTGCCCAAAGGTTTCGAAACTCCATCTGCATTTTCGAGCATGACACCGGCCGCCCCCTCAGGAGACACTTTTTCGATTTTTTCCATTACGGTTATGGTGGCATGCCAAACACTGCGTTGGTTTTGAGGACTATCACATCCATAGGCAACTATGATTACCTGTGGGACTTCATTTTCTACCAGAGTGGATCTATTGAAGCTAAAGTACACGCAACTGGCTATATATCTTCATCTTACAAAGTAAAAGGTAATCTGCAGTTTGGCCACCAGGTGGCAGACCACACCATTGGCAATATTCACACTCACTTCGTGAACTTCAAAGTTGACCTGGATGTCTTGG GGGAAAAGAACATTTTTCAGACAAAAGATATGGAATTTAAGGAAGTGGAGATACCGTGGGTCACtgggaaaaaagcaaaaatccCCCATCTTGTGGAGAAGCAAATAAACACAGAGAAGGAGGCCGCCATGCGCCATGACGTAAAAACACCACGCTACTTACATATCGCGAGCAACCGCACCAACCGCTGGGGCCACCATCGATCCTACAGGCTGCAGGTGTACAGCTTCACCGGAGACCACTTACCACAAACTGAGCCGGAGGAGAAGTCCATGTCCTGGGCCAG GTACAAAGTGGCTATTACGAAGTACAAAGAGGAGGAgctcaccagcagcagcctgtacAGCCAAAATGATATGTGGTCCCCAGCTGTGGACTTCAGCAAATTCATTGACGATAACGAGAACATTGTCCAGCAG gACCTGGTTGCCTGGGTTACCACTGGCTTTCTCCATATACCTCACGCAGAGGATATACCCAACACTGTAACCGTTGGCAATGGAGGCGGAGTCATTTTAAGACCCCATAACTACTTTGATGAAGATCCATCTGTCAATTCTCCAGACGCAGTGTACATCACCCCAAAAGCGGAGCAGAGCTGCGAGACTAACAGGATGGCCTGCTTTGATCAAGGAACATGTAGCCCAACTGTATCTCCTTTTACATATAACGGCTTTGATGGGTCCATGAAATTTGAGGAACGAAGTCCTGTTGAAGGCTGA
- the LOC125742837 gene encoding glucose-6-phosphatase catalytic subunit 1-like has product MDLLHSIGVDLALYLQTNYRNYESVFHLASSLADLHTPIFIFFPVWFHLRQKVGINLIWVAVVGDWLNLVFKWVLFGERPYWWVHETQFYGSAPPPVLQQFPITCETGPGSPSGHAMGLAGVWHVMVTAVFAANTERKHSALFSWVIRLGLWMVLGILVLLVCMSRVYVAAHFPHQVITGVIAGMIVAEVFNRVQWIYSASLKKYLYITLFLLTFALGFYVLLKALGVDLLWTLDKAKRWCIRPEWVHMDTTPFASLLRNMGTLFGLGLGLHSPLYTESKKSQSASFRLGCIISSLLLLQLLDTVNLPSKSNFLFYLLSFCKSAAAPFITAALVPGCLSVLFLSKNVQRNL; this is encoded by the exons ATGGACCTTCTGCACAGCATAGGGGTGGACCTGGCCCTCTACCTCCAAACAAACTACCGAAATTATGAAAGCGTGTTCCACCTGGCCTCCTCCCTGGCAGACCTGCACACACCCATCTTTATCTTCTTTCCCGTTTGGTTCCACTTACGTCAGAAAGTGGGCATCAATCTAATATGGGTAGCTGTGGTCGGGGACTGGCTTAACCTGGTCTTCAAATG GGTTCTCTTTGGGGAGAGACCATACTGGTGGGTCCATGAGACCCAGTTCTATGGTTCTGCACCACCTCCTGTCTTGCAGCAATTCCCCATCACCTGTGAAACTGGGCCAG GAAGCCCATCTGGTCACGCCATGGGCTTGGCAGGAGTGtggcatgtcatggtgacagctgtctttgcagcaaatacagagagAAAACACTCTGCTCTTTTCAGCTG GGTCATACGCCTGGGGCTCTGGATGGTGCTGGGCATACTCGTCCTCCTTGTGTGCATGTCCCGGGTGTATGTGGCCGCCCACTTCCCACATCAGGTCATCACTGGGGTcattgcag GTATGATCGTGGCTGAGGTGTTCAACCGAGTGCAGTGGATCTACAGCGCCAGTCTGAAGAAGTACCTGTACATCACCCTCTTTCTGCTTACCTTCGCCCTGGGTTTCTATGTGCTGCTGAAGGCACTCGGTGTCGACCTGCTCTGGACTCTGGATAAAGCAAAGAGGTGGTGCATCCGGCCCGAATGGGTCCACATGGACACGACGCCCTTCGCCAGCCTCCTCCGCAACATGGGCACCTTGTTTGGCCTCGGTTTGGGCCTGCACTCTCCTCTCTACACAGAGAGCAAGAAGAGCCAGAGCGCCTCCTTCAGGCTGGGCTGTATCATATCCTCACTGCTGCTTTTGCAGCTGCTGGATACAGTTAACCTCCCTTCTAAGAGTAATTTTTTGTTCTACCTGTTGTCCTTCTGTAAGAGTGCAGCCGCACCCTTCATCACTGCTGCCCTGGTGCCAGGCTGCCTCTCAGTCCTCTTCCTaagcaaaaatgttcagaggAACTTATGA
- the LOC125742836 gene encoding glucose-6-phosphatase catalytic subunit 1-like, translated as MNAAMDAMHDFGVSTTQYLQTNYRDAQGWFLFVSFAADLRNTFFVFFPIWFHLRESVGIKLIWVAVVGDWLNLVFKWILFGERPYWWVHETLYYSNSSVPQIEQFPMTCETGPGSPSGHAMGAAGVYYAMVTSILAIVLKEQNGNSKSNSWCMKGTLWTLFWGVQVCVCLSRVFIAAHFPHQVIAGVITGMIVAEVFNRVQWIYSASLKKYLYVTLFLLTFALGFYVLLKALGVDLLWTLDKAKRWCIRPEWVHMDTTPFASLLRNMGTLFGLGLGLHSPLYTENKKSRSASFRLGCIVASLFLLHLFDSFKPPTHTATLFYLLSFCKSATVPLATVTIIPYCLSGALSGDNKKHL; from the exons ATGAATGCAGCCATGGATGCCATGCATGATTTTGGGGTGAGCACCACGCAGTATCTGCAGACCAACTACCGCGATGCCCAGGGCTGGTTCCTCTTCGTCTCCTTTGCGGCCGACCTTAGGAACACCTTCTTCGTCTTCTTCCCCATTTGGTTCCATCTGCGGGAGTCTGTGGGCATTAAGCTCATCTGGGTGGCTGTGGTTGGGGACTGGCTAAATCTGGTCTTCAAGTG GATCCTCTTTGGCGAACGTCCATATTGGTGGGTCCATGAGACACTTTACTACAGCAATTCCTCTGTGCCACAAATTGAGCAGTTCCCCATGACCTGCGAGACAGGCCCAG GCAGTCCATCTGGTCATGCAATGGGAGCTGCGGGTGTCTACTATGCCATGGTAACCTCCATTCTTGCCATTGTTTTGaaagagcagaatggcaacTCAAAGTCCAACAGCTG GTGTATGAAGGGCACCCTGTGGACACTCTTCTGGGGGGTCCAGGTGTGCGTCTGTCTCTCCAGGGTTTTTATAGCTGCACACTTCCCACACCAGGTCATCGCTGGGGTGATCACAG GTATGATCGTGGCTGAGGTGTTCAACCGAGTGCAGTGGATCTACAGCGCCAGTCTGAAGAAGTACCTGTACGTCACCCTCTTTCTGCTTACCTTCGCCCTGGGTTTCTATGTGCTGCTGAAAGCACTCGGTGTCGACCTGCTCTGGACTCTGGATAAAGCAAAGAGGTGGTGCATCCGGCCCGAATGGGTCCACATGGACACGACGCCCTTCGCCAGCCTCCTCCGCAACATGGGCACCTTGTTTGGCCTCGGTTTGGGCCTGCACTCTCCTCTCTACACAGAGAACAAGAAGAGCAGGAGCGCCTCCTTCAGGCTGGGCTGTATTGTGGCTTCCCTGTTTCTACTGCACCTTTTTGACTCATTTAAACCTCCCACCCACACAGCGACCCTGTTCTACCTACTTTccttttgcaagagtgctacgGTGCCCTTAGCCACTGTTACCATCATCCCCTACTGCTTGTCAGGAGCTCTGAGTGGAGACAACAAAAAGCATCTTTGA